In one Nicotiana sylvestris chromosome 8, ASM39365v2, whole genome shotgun sequence genomic region, the following are encoded:
- the LOC104238829 gene encoding E3 ubiquitin-protein ligase ATL4-like yields the protein MSAYYTQPPPLYFTSVGGGTIPSTAAEAHISNVKTTSSSIVIVIIVVATAIIVSASIYLLLRLLSRRSSRTYAAAEDVISHPAAISNRLSGRLFESLPLFSFGSVTGSLTGIDCAVCLSKFESHDQLRLLPLCCHAFHRECIDTWLLTNLACPLCRSTVAPTDADVLNKILTATNSENPTIGTPNSNTGSFRLEIGSVSRRRVGSDSAGRRSYSIGSFEYIVEEGHELSVDSIRRSEVSDKDLTGDPVPEPPGEGLTAEVSGGRSWLRDYVDRIASFRSSGRFFFSGSSRRSDIVVPVDDLEAGRVGEEISEYFRWLSGV from the coding sequence ATGTCCGCCTATTATACACAGCCACCGCCTCTGTACTTCACCAGCGTCGGCGGTGGCACGATTCCCAGCACCGCCGCAGAAGCACATATTTCGAACGTCAAAACCACTTCTTCATCGATTGTGATTGTTATTATTGTCGTCGCCACCGCCATTATCGTTTCCGCTTCCATTTACCTCCTCCTCCGCCTCCTCTCCCGCCGCTCCTCCCGAACCTACGCCGCCGCAGAAGACGTAATTTCTCATCCCGCTGCTATTTCAAATCGTCTCTCCGGTCGACTGTTCGAGTCATTGCCGCTGTTCAGTTTTGGTTCTGTGACTGGCAGTTTGACTGGAATTGACTGTGCAGTTTGTCTCTCCAAATTCGAATCGCACGATCAGCTGCGTCTTCTTCCACTTTGCTGTCATGCGTTCCACCGCGAGTGCATTGACACATGGCTTCTAACAAATCTGGCCTGTCCTCTTTGCCGCTCTACTGTGGCCCCCACCGACGCTGACGTACTGAACAAGATATTAACAGCAACAAATTCTGAAAACCCTACCATTGGCACTCCTAATAGTAATACCGGTAGTTTCCGACTCGAAATTGGTAGCGTGAGTCGGAGACGGGTCGGGTCGGATTCCGCGGGCCGGAGGTCCTATTCGATTGGTTCATTTGAATATATTGTTGAAGAAGGCCACGAGTTGTCCGTAGATTCTATTCGGCGGAGTGAAGTTTCTGATAAGGATTTAACCGGAGATCCGGTACCAGAGCCGCCGGGAGAGGGTTTAACAGCTGAAGTTTCCGGCGGACGGAGTTGGCTACGTGATTACGTTGACCGGATTGCATCATTCCGTAGCTCCGGAAGGTTTTTCTTCAGTGGTAGTAGTCGCCGGAGTGACATTGTCGTTCCAGTGGACGATTTGGAGGCTGGCCGCGTTGGGGAGGAGATTAGCGAGTACTTTCGCTGGCTTTCTGGGGTATGA